In a genomic window of Occallatibacter riparius:
- a CDS encoding DNA polymerase III subunit alpha, whose amino-acid sequence MTEQYIEMHAASAFSFLQAASAPEDLIERAVAIEMPAMALTDHNGVYGAARFHTNAERNDIRAHIGAEISVSSFGPRLTPPAWLPHQHITEPARLPLLCESREGYQNLCQLITQFKMRETKKGAGAATFDDLSQYASGLVCLTGGDEGPLAAALAHGGEDAGREVVERLMRIFGRENVYVELQRHQEREEEGRNQAALRIASYLKLPVLATNGVRYATAYDREVQDLFTSINHHVELDQAGRLLALNSRRYLRSAREMATLFRDIPRAIENTIALSSRLKFRLNDLGYEFPRYPVPDGETMESFLRKRVAEGVERRYGRASRDLLNRARKQVEHELSLIVRLGFEGYFLIVWDIIRFCKENDILVQGRGSAANSAVCYALEITAVDPVGMDLLFERFLSESRNEWPDIDLDLPSEEKREQAIQYVYRRYGELGAAMTANVITYRNKSAAREVGKALGFDEDTLGRLSSLVGQWEWRGKTDTMAHSFQHAGFDTRHPRIAKYLELSMRIQKLPRHLGQHSGGMVICQGQLNKVVPMERSSMPNRHVVQWDKEDCADLGIIKVDLLGLGMMAVLKDCIELIPPHYGVQVDLAHLPEDEEVYKTLQRADTVGMFQVESRAQMASLPRNRPERFYDVVVQVAIIRPGPIVGQMMHPYMRRRQKREEVTYPHPSLIPVLERTLGVPLFQEQLLRMAMTVANFTGAEADELRRAVGMRRSWERMKNLESKLRAGMSANGIDTKTQDTIVQNISSFALYGFPESHAASFALLAYASAYFKVKYLAAFTAAILNNQPMGFYSPAVLVKDAQRHGLRIKPIDVQISDWPCTIENEADGSLSVRLGLGYSKGLSKANAQAIVASRNAEGPFWSAEDLALRVPSLSKRELTRLAQIGALNKLDGIHHRRDALWQVVRAGKPEGPLLRQHSDFLRDPSEALPLAPMNIEERLVADYAGTGLTVGKHPLYYRRAELRRQNILSAVELRNREHGEYVRAAGCVIARQRPGTAKGFIFISMEDETGIANVIVTPDLYDRDRLVVTRSKFLLVEGVLQNQDEVIHVKADRLTPLAGTAFEVRSHDFH is encoded by the coding sequence ATGACTGAGCAGTACATCGAGATGCATGCCGCCAGCGCATTCAGCTTTCTGCAGGCAGCCTCCGCACCTGAGGATCTGATCGAACGCGCGGTGGCCATAGAAATGCCGGCGATGGCGCTGACGGATCACAACGGCGTATATGGCGCGGCGCGTTTTCATACAAACGCGGAACGGAATGACATTCGCGCCCATATCGGCGCGGAGATTTCCGTATCCAGTTTTGGGCCGCGTCTGACGCCTCCCGCATGGCTGCCGCACCAGCACATCACAGAACCAGCGCGCCTGCCGCTGCTCTGCGAATCGCGCGAAGGCTACCAGAATCTCTGCCAGCTCATCACGCAATTCAAAATGCGCGAGACGAAAAAGGGCGCTGGAGCAGCGACTTTTGACGACCTGAGCCAGTACGCATCCGGCCTTGTTTGCCTGACCGGTGGGGATGAGGGCCCGCTGGCCGCTGCTCTTGCACATGGCGGTGAAGATGCCGGGCGAGAAGTGGTCGAACGACTGATGCGCATCTTCGGACGCGAGAATGTCTACGTCGAATTGCAACGCCACCAGGAGCGCGAAGAAGAGGGTCGCAACCAGGCAGCCCTCCGTATCGCAAGTTATCTGAAGCTACCGGTGCTTGCCACCAACGGCGTACGCTATGCAACTGCCTATGATCGTGAAGTTCAGGACCTGTTCACATCCATCAACCATCATGTCGAACTCGACCAGGCCGGCCGGCTGCTTGCCCTCAACAGCCGGCGCTATTTGCGCTCCGCGCGTGAAATGGCAACGCTCTTTCGCGACATTCCCAGAGCGATCGAGAACACCATCGCTCTCTCTTCGCGGCTGAAGTTCCGGTTGAACGATCTTGGCTATGAGTTTCCCCGTTATCCCGTACCCGACGGCGAAACCATGGAAAGCTTCCTGCGCAAGCGTGTCGCCGAGGGCGTCGAGCGCCGCTATGGCAGAGCCAGCCGCGATCTGCTCAACCGCGCAAGGAAACAGGTTGAGCACGAGCTTTCTCTGATCGTGAGGCTCGGCTTCGAAGGCTACTTCCTGATCGTCTGGGACATCATTCGCTTCTGCAAGGAAAACGACATCCTCGTGCAGGGGCGCGGCAGCGCGGCCAATTCCGCCGTGTGCTATGCGCTGGAGATTACTGCCGTCGATCCTGTGGGAATGGATCTACTCTTCGAACGCTTCCTGAGCGAGAGCCGCAATGAATGGCCCGACATCGACCTCGATCTTCCCTCGGAAGAAAAACGCGAGCAGGCAATTCAATATGTATACCGCCGCTATGGCGAACTCGGCGCGGCAATGACAGCCAACGTCATTACTTATCGCAATAAGTCGGCTGCGCGTGAAGTCGGCAAAGCGCTTGGCTTTGACGAGGACACGCTGGGGCGCTTGTCGAGCCTCGTCGGGCAATGGGAGTGGCGCGGCAAAACCGACACCATGGCGCATTCCTTCCAGCATGCGGGCTTTGACACGCGCCATCCGCGAATCGCCAAATATCTTGAGCTTTCTATGCGCATCCAGAAGCTGCCGCGCCATCTTGGGCAGCACTCCGGCGGCATGGTCATTTGCCAGGGCCAGTTGAATAAGGTCGTTCCAATGGAACGATCGTCGATGCCGAACCGCCATGTCGTTCAATGGGACAAAGAAGATTGCGCCGATCTCGGCATCATCAAGGTCGACCTGCTCGGACTCGGCATGATGGCCGTGCTCAAGGATTGCATCGAGCTGATTCCTCCACACTATGGCGTTCAGGTCGATCTGGCGCATCTGCCGGAAGATGAGGAAGTCTACAAAACACTGCAAAGGGCAGACACGGTCGGCATGTTCCAGGTGGAGAGCCGGGCACAAATGGCGTCGCTGCCGCGCAACCGGCCTGAAAGATTCTATGACGTCGTTGTGCAGGTGGCGATTATCCGGCCCGGTCCCATCGTTGGCCAGATGATGCATCCATACATGCGCCGCAGGCAGAAGCGGGAAGAGGTCACGTATCCTCATCCGTCGCTCATACCGGTTCTGGAACGCACACTGGGCGTGCCGCTCTTTCAGGAGCAGTTGTTGCGTATGGCCATGACGGTTGCCAACTTTACCGGCGCGGAAGCCGATGAGCTGCGACGCGCTGTGGGGATGCGGCGTTCATGGGAGCGGATGAAAAACCTCGAATCGAAGCTTCGCGCTGGAATGAGTGCCAATGGCATCGACACAAAGACGCAGGACACGATCGTCCAGAACATCAGTTCGTTTGCTTTGTATGGTTTTCCTGAGAGCCATGCAGCGAGCTTTGCGCTCCTAGCGTATGCGTCGGCCTATTTCAAGGTGAAATACCTCGCCGCGTTCACTGCGGCGATTCTCAACAATCAGCCGATGGGTTTTTACTCTCCCGCGGTTTTGGTCAAAGACGCACAGCGTCACGGCCTGCGCATTAAGCCCATCGATGTGCAGATTTCAGACTGGCCCTGCACCATAGAGAACGAGGCCGATGGATCGCTCTCCGTGCGTCTCGGACTCGGCTATTCGAAGGGGTTGTCCAAGGCAAATGCTCAGGCAATTGTGGCTTCGCGTAATGCCGAAGGACCGTTCTGGTCGGCCGAAGATCTCGCGCTGCGCGTTCCTTCGCTCTCCAAAAGAGAGCTCACGCGGCTCGCTCAGATTGGAGCGCTGAACAAGCTCGATGGAATCCATCATCGGCGCGACGCGCTATGGCAGGTGGTGCGAGCCGGCAAGCCGGAAGGTCCACTGCTGCGGCAGCATAGCGACTTCTTGCGCGATCCCTCTGAGGCGCTTCCATTAGCCCCGATGAATATCGAAGAGCGTCTCGTGGCGGACTATGCTGGAACCGGCCTTACCGTCGGCAAACATCCTTTGTACTATCGCCGCGCGGAATTGCGCAGGCAGAACATCTTGTCTGCAGTTGAATTGCGGAATCGCGAGCACGGAGAATATGTGCGCGCCGCCGGCTGCGTCATTGCACGGCAGCGGCCGGGCACAGCCAAAGGATTCATCTTCATTTCAATGGAGGACGAGACGGGCATCGCCAATGTAATTGTCACGCCCGACCTTTACGACCGCGACAGGCTTGTTGTCACGCGAAGCAAGTTTCTGCTCGTTGAAGGTGTACTTCAAAATCAGGATGAAGTTATCCATGTAAAAGCGGATCGTCTGACCCCTCTGGCCGGCACGGCTTTTGAAGTGCGCTCGCATGACTTCCACTGA
- a CDS encoding DNA polymerase Y family protein: MNERYACVCVKEFPAQALLRLRPELRDRACVVMQGNPPLEQVCSLNNKARTLGLMRGMTKVEVETFPRVALLPRSTDEEAAAKAAILECAGVFSPRVEACGNESMFLCVIDIAGTDKLFGPADVLANNLLSHLRKLEIAACIAISSNFHAALAAAKGLTARKPVQVIPAGGHESDALAALPLSVLDMTPEQAETFTLWGIRTLGMLADLPEKELIARMGQPGMRLRRLARGEMPHLLEPVEPEFTLAERMELDSPIEALDALLFVANMMLEQLIVRANSRVLALASVTITLKLEGGATHARTVRPALPTNDRALWLKLLHLDLEAHPPQAAILAASLEAEPGNTSKVQLGLFSPQLPEASRLDVTLARIRAIVGEENVGRAVLKETHEMDAYSIEPFQLPSSKPATVSNSSSRSAVRRLRPAEEIFVTSNSQQPAAFVFRGTHYAVERAYGPWLSSGEWWKQSLWGCEQWDLIARAQDGAMLCCCVVRDVLRNQWQMAGLYD; encoded by the coding sequence ATGAACGAGCGTTATGCCTGCGTCTGCGTGAAGGAATTTCCGGCACAGGCCCTTTTGCGTCTGCGCCCCGAGCTGCGTGATCGCGCCTGCGTGGTCATGCAAGGCAACCCACCACTCGAGCAGGTGTGCTCGCTCAACAACAAAGCGCGCACGCTGGGCCTGATGCGCGGCATGACTAAAGTCGAAGTGGAGACGTTTCCGCGCGTAGCTCTGCTGCCGCGCTCAACCGATGAAGAGGCCGCAGCAAAGGCTGCGATTCTCGAATGTGCCGGTGTCTTCTCGCCACGCGTCGAAGCGTGCGGCAATGAGTCCATGTTTCTCTGCGTAATCGATATCGCAGGAACCGACAAACTCTTCGGGCCCGCAGATGTGCTCGCAAATAATCTCCTCTCGCATCTGCGCAAGTTGGAGATCGCTGCCTGCATCGCCATCAGCAGCAACTTCCATGCAGCACTCGCAGCGGCAAAAGGACTCACCGCGCGCAAACCCGTTCAGGTGATTCCCGCAGGCGGCCATGAGAGTGACGCGCTCGCAGCACTGCCGCTTTCAGTCCTCGATATGACCCCGGAGCAGGCGGAGACGTTTACGCTCTGGGGAATTCGCACTTTAGGCATGCTGGCTGATCTGCCTGAAAAGGAGCTGATCGCGCGCATGGGTCAACCAGGCATGCGCCTGCGCCGGCTTGCGCGTGGTGAAATGCCGCATCTCTTAGAGCCCGTCGAACCGGAGTTCACGCTTGCCGAACGGATGGAACTCGACTCGCCTATCGAAGCACTGGATGCACTTCTCTTCGTTGCGAACATGATGCTTGAGCAGTTGATCGTGCGCGCAAACAGCCGCGTTCTCGCACTGGCTTCGGTCACTATCACATTGAAGCTTGAGGGCGGCGCGACACATGCACGCACTGTCCGCCCCGCACTGCCCACTAATGATCGTGCATTGTGGCTCAAACTTCTTCATCTGGATCTCGAAGCGCATCCACCGCAGGCTGCCATTTTGGCGGCATCCCTCGAGGCCGAACCTGGAAACACAAGCAAGGTGCAGCTGGGCCTGTTCTCTCCGCAATTGCCTGAGGCTTCACGGCTCGACGTCACCCTTGCCCGCATTCGCGCCATCGTCGGCGAGGAAAATGTAGGCCGCGCAGTCCTGAAGGAGACGCATGAAATGGACGCGTATTCCATCGAACCTTTTCAACTTCCTTCTTCAAAACCCGCTACAGTTTCGAATTCCTCATCGCGTTCGGCTGTCCGTCGTCTGCGCCCGGCTGAAGAAATCTTTGTGACATCCAACAGCCAGCAACCAGCAGCATTCGTCTTTCGCGGCACTCACTATGCGGTGGAGCGCGCCTATGGTCCGTGGTTAAGCAGCGGCGAATGGTGGAAACAATCTTTGTGGGGATGCGAGCAGTGGGACCTTATCGCTCGCGCGCAAGACGGCGCAATGCTGTGCTGCTGCGTCGTGCGTGACGTCTTGCGCAATCAATGGCAGATGGCTGGTCTTTATGACTGA
- a CDS encoding efflux RND transporter periplasmic adaptor subunit translates to MPTNYERTAIRALRNCGAVVATAFAVIHLSACRSQGDDSANARAASIPAARVAIAQRGDISHVLTLAGQFQPYQVVDVHPKVSGYMRKINVDIGDIVHEGQSLATLEVPELKAQLQQTVFQVDQSKEEITRAQHEINRAEAQHQALHEQYVRLQQAGQGHPGLIAEQELDNARAADLSAEAQADAARAALAGAKQHLGSAQSENQRVQALHDYTNVVAPISGVVVWRYADTGALIQGGTNSNSQDLPIVRLSQSSLLRLRLPVPEGDVRYVRDGDQVQVRVDAINRSLTGKVVRFTRDVNFETRTMETEVDVDNKDLSISPGMYANTMLRLAHVDRVVTIPIEAIVLQGRQQVVYALDDSNHVHVRQVQVGIEGSKLAEIKSGLQPGERVILGGQEKYQDGEVVSPAVAESPASETQQETGGTIDLKADQPDGRTDSESPAPPPASQPAKPSSGGAR, encoded by the coding sequence ATGCCTACGAACTATGAAAGAACCGCTATCCGGGCTCTTCGGAACTGCGGAGCGGTCGTCGCGACGGCCTTTGCCGTCATTCATCTCAGCGCCTGCCGCTCTCAGGGTGACGACAGCGCCAACGCACGCGCAGCATCTATCCCTGCGGCCCGCGTGGCCATTGCCCAGCGCGGCGACATCAGCCACGTCCTCACCTTGGCCGGTCAGTTCCAGCCTTATCAGGTGGTTGATGTTCACCCCAAGGTCTCCGGGTACATGCGCAAGATCAACGTCGACATCGGAGATATCGTCCACGAAGGGCAGTCCCTTGCGACTCTCGAAGTTCCGGAGCTGAAGGCGCAACTCCAGCAGACCGTCTTCCAGGTCGATCAGAGCAAAGAGGAGATCACGCGCGCACAGCACGAGATCAATCGTGCTGAAGCGCAGCACCAGGCCTTGCACGAACAGTACGTTCGCTTGCAGCAAGCCGGGCAGGGACATCCCGGCCTGATCGCAGAACAGGAACTCGACAACGCTCGAGCGGCCGATCTGTCGGCAGAAGCCCAGGCCGACGCAGCCCGCGCCGCCTTGGCCGGCGCCAAACAGCACCTCGGTTCCGCCCAGTCTGAGAACCAGCGCGTGCAGGCGCTGCACGATTACACCAACGTGGTCGCCCCAATTTCCGGCGTCGTGGTCTGGCGCTATGCGGACACAGGCGCACTCATCCAGGGTGGAACCAATTCGAATAGCCAGGACCTGCCGATTGTCCGGCTTTCGCAGAGTTCGCTGCTCCGCCTCCGCCTGCCCGTCCCGGAAGGTGACGTGCGCTATGTTCGCGACGGTGATCAGGTGCAGGTTCGCGTGGATGCCATCAACCGATCTCTCACGGGTAAGGTCGTCCGCTTCACGCGAGACGTCAATTTCGAGACCCGCACCATGGAGACCGAAGTCGACGTCGATAACAAGGATCTCTCCATCTCGCCGGGCATGTATGCCAATACGATGCTGCGCCTGGCGCACGTCGATAGAGTGGTCACAATCCCAATCGAGGCGATTGTTCTTCAGGGCAGGCAGCAGGTTGTCTATGCTCTGGACGATTCCAACCATGTTCACGTCCGGCAGGTGCAGGTTGGCATCGAGGGTTCGAAACTCGCCGAAATCAAAAGTGGTCTTCAACCAGGTGAGCGCGTCATCCTCGGAGGCCAGGAGAAATATCAGGACGGCGAAGTAGTCAGCCCTGCAGTGGCCGAGAGTCCGGCCTCTGAAACGCAGCAGGAAACCGGCGGCACGATCGATTTGAAAGCTGATCAGCCTGATGGTCGCACTGACTCCGAATCGCCCGCGCCTCCGCCTGCGAGCCAACCCGCAAAGCCCTCCAGCGGAGGTGCGCGGTAA
- a CDS encoding efflux RND transporter permease subunit — MPKFALKYPFFILMICLVVALVGTFSVLQMPVDLFPQIDMPVVVVATFYNGMPPQQIESDITNTFERFFTLAANVDHSESRSLTGVSLIKIYFKPGTDPNVAVSNIANLAMADLRRLPPGTLPPVVLGMDASTQPVCLVTLKGQGLNETSLKDLAQFQVRNQISSVQGASVPQPYGGTYRQIQIYVDPLKLEAHNLSLNDVVQSVNSSNLILPAGDVRIGSKDFNIYANSQFPDAKSMNAMPLKTVGNSSVLVADVGKAVDSGALQYNIVRIDGQRSVYVPIFKQGGNSNTITIVNGIKAAVKKLVDIPESLKTDVVFDQSVFVKLAISNVIREAGIGLVLTGMMILIFLGSPRATVAVLLAVPLSMVVCLMIDNYMGGSINTMVLGGLALVFSRLIDNGVIVLENIFRHMEEGESVYVASENGGQEVAMAVLAATFTTAIVFFPVTFFHGVSKYIFTPLALGVVLSIFASYFFAMTVVPLYCAKFINVHDEEGDHKNKKTGYFARFDRWFNAKFQRMLDWYEGLAYRAMKRPAFTAGVILGAVALLLVASFPFLGRAYFPRTDPGQFVINLRMPAGTRLEVSNDYVAKVEEIIRKTVAPADMDMIVSNIGVYPDLSAIYTSNASMDTAFVQTSLKEEHHIGSYEYMRRVQREVERQMPELSAYYQAGGLVDAVINQGLPAPIDIQIRSQNMDKSYNLATQLAAKIQAMPNVRNVYIPQSLDYPGLELNIDRQRASLVGLNAKEVVDDVITALTSSGMVAPSFWIDPHTGNNYLVTVQYANHWINHMSMQDLENIPLRAKRNPGFTPAQQARQAGVVPAALEGGSSGGGVVTLGSVADIHQINTPTEVDHNQIRRVIDVYVSPKTEALQGIGKQIDNLVAHTQHDKNTVLQVRGAVVSMNESFKDFGLGLIIAVLLVYLILMAQFTSFIDPFIILMAIPPGLLGVVVFLILTGSTLNIMSLMGVIMMTGVVVSNSILIVEFSNVLHERGLPLMEATVQSCKVRLRPILMTSLATLLGMIPMALGLEAGSEQYAPLARAIIGGLGVSVVVTMFLVPAVYLAIHGRREKDQPVVEGGLA; from the coding sequence ATGCCGAAGTTTGCTCTCAAATATCCATTCTTCATTCTTATGATCTGCCTGGTCGTTGCGCTGGTGGGCACGTTCAGCGTGCTGCAAATGCCGGTGGACCTGTTTCCGCAAATCGACATGCCTGTCGTAGTGGTTGCCACGTTTTACAATGGCATGCCTCCGCAACAGATCGAGTCCGACATTACCAACACCTTCGAACGCTTCTTCACGCTGGCTGCCAATGTTGACCACAGCGAGTCGCGTTCGTTGACCGGCGTCAGCTTGATCAAGATTTACTTCAAGCCTGGCACTGATCCGAACGTCGCGGTGAGCAACATCGCCAACCTCGCGATGGCCGACCTGCGCCGGTTGCCTCCCGGCACGCTGCCGCCCGTCGTGCTCGGCATGGATGCCTCCACGCAGCCCGTTTGCCTGGTCACCCTCAAAGGCCAGGGCCTCAACGAGACAAGTCTCAAGGATTTGGCCCAGTTCCAGGTGCGTAACCAGATCTCCAGCGTGCAGGGCGCATCGGTTCCGCAGCCATATGGCGGGACTTATCGACAGATACAAATTTACGTTGACCCACTCAAGCTCGAAGCCCACAACCTCTCGCTCAATGATGTCGTGCAGTCGGTCAACTCCTCCAACCTCATCCTGCCCGCCGGCGACGTGCGTATCGGCTCGAAGGATTTCAATATCTACGCCAACTCGCAATTCCCGGATGCGAAGTCGATGAATGCGATGCCGCTCAAAACGGTCGGCAATTCGTCGGTGCTGGTTGCCGATGTCGGCAAGGCTGTGGACTCGGGTGCTCTGCAGTACAACATTGTGCGCATCGACGGCCAGAGATCGGTGTACGTTCCCATCTTCAAGCAGGGCGGCAATTCCAACACCATCACCATCGTGAACGGAATCAAGGCCGCCGTGAAGAAGCTGGTCGACATTCCTGAGTCGCTCAAGACCGACGTAGTCTTCGATCAGTCGGTGTTCGTCAAGCTCGCCATCAGCAACGTGATCCGAGAAGCAGGTATCGGCCTGGTGCTCACGGGCATGATGATCCTGATCTTTCTGGGCAGCCCGCGCGCCACGGTCGCGGTGCTTCTGGCTGTTCCGCTGTCGATGGTCGTATGCCTGATGATCGACAACTATATGGGTGGCTCGATTAACACGATGGTGCTTGGCGGCTTGGCTCTAGTGTTTTCGCGGCTTATCGATAACGGCGTGATCGTGCTCGAGAACATCTTCCGCCACATGGAAGAAGGCGAATCCGTCTACGTTGCATCGGAGAACGGCGGGCAGGAAGTAGCCATGGCTGTGCTGGCCGCGACTTTCACCACGGCTATCGTGTTCTTCCCGGTCACGTTCTTCCACGGAGTCAGCAAGTACATCTTCACACCGCTGGCTCTGGGCGTGGTGCTCTCGATCTTTGCCTCGTATTTCTTCGCCATGACTGTGGTGCCACTCTACTGCGCCAAATTCATCAACGTCCATGACGAAGAAGGCGACCACAAGAACAAGAAGACTGGCTACTTTGCGCGGTTCGACCGCTGGTTCAACGCCAAGTTCCAGCGCATGCTCGACTGGTATGAAGGCTTGGCCTATCGGGCGATGAAGCGGCCGGCGTTCACGGCGGGCGTGATTCTGGGCGCTGTCGCACTGCTGCTTGTTGCGAGCTTTCCGTTCCTCGGCCGTGCCTACTTCCCGCGCACCGATCCGGGGCAGTTCGTAATTAATCTGCGCATGCCTGCGGGCACGCGGCTTGAGGTGAGCAACGATTACGTAGCCAAGGTCGAGGAGATCATCCGCAAGACCGTAGCTCCCGCGGACATGGACATGATCGTGTCCAACATCGGCGTCTATCCCGATCTATCCGCGATCTACACCTCCAACGCTTCAATGGATACTGCATTCGTGCAGACAAGCCTGAAGGAAGAGCACCACATCGGCAGCTACGAGTACATGCGCCGGGTGCAGCGCGAGGTCGAACGGCAGATGCCGGAACTCTCGGCCTACTACCAGGCCGGCGGCCTCGTGGACGCGGTCATCAACCAGGGCTTGCCCGCGCCCATTGACATTCAGATCCGGTCGCAGAACATGGACAAGTCCTACAATCTGGCAACTCAACTAGCGGCCAAAATCCAGGCCATGCCTAATGTTCGCAATGTGTATATCCCGCAGAGCCTGGATTATCCGGGGCTGGAGCTCAATATCGATCGCCAGCGCGCCAGCCTTGTGGGGCTGAACGCGAAAGAGGTGGTCGATGACGTGATCACGGCTCTCACTTCGAGCGGCATGGTCGCGCCAAGTTTCTGGATTGATCCGCACACCGGCAATAACTACCTGGTTACAGTCCAGTACGCCAACCACTGGATCAACCACATGTCGATGCAGGATCTTGAAAATATCCCGCTGCGTGCGAAACGCAATCCCGGCTTCACACCGGCGCAGCAGGCGCGGCAGGCCGGCGTGGTTCCAGCGGCGCTGGAGGGCGGCAGTTCCGGCGGCGGAGTCGTGACTCTCGGCTCCGTGGCTGACATTCACCAGATCAACACGCCCACCGAAGTCGACCACAACCAGATCCGCCGGGTGATCGACGTCTATGTGTCGCCCAAAACCGAAGCTCTTCAGGGCATCGGCAAGCAGATCGACAACTTGGTGGCGCACACGCAGCATGACAAGAACACCGTCCTGCAGGTGCGCGGCGCCGTAGTGAGCATGAACGAGTCCTTCAAGGATTTTGGACTTGGCCTCATTATCGCCGTGCTGCTGGTGTATCTGATCCTGATGGCGCAGTTCACATCGTTCATCGATCCATTCATCATCCTGATGGCCATTCCGCCGGGGCTGCTCGGTGTAGTCGTGTTCCTGATTCTCACCGGCAGCACGCTCAACATCATGTCGCTGATGGGAGTGATCATGATGACCGGAGTCGTGGTGTCGAACAGCATCCTTATCGTGGAGTTCTCCAACGTGCTGCATGAACGAGGACTGCCCCTGATGGAGGCTACGGTGCAATCGTGCAAGGTGCGCCTGCGCCCCATCCTGATGACCTCGCTCGCCACGCTGCTGGGCATGATCCCCATGGCGCTCGGGCTTGAAGCGGGAAGCGAACAATACGCGCCACTGGCCCGCGCCATCATCGGCGGCCTCGGTGTTTCCGTGGTGGTGACAATGTTCCTCGTCCCCGCCGTCTACCTGGCCATTCACGGCCGCCGCGAAAAGGATCAGCCTGTGGTTGAGGGAGGACTCGCATGA
- a CDS encoding DNA recombination/repair protein RecA: protein MPSASTVRRQIEAALSNRIPSALTPAPIVRQFAPTGVDAVDTLLEGGLPIGAISELVGPASSGRTSLALSFVAARTHAGSVCAWIDVSDEFDPESAAAAGVDLARILWVRCGVRPRNDQVAAPDFRLPEKYLVPPPAKKGLHGGGFGPHPRTEAKGLSEAVGEFLHPEAISPRCAEPQRRPKTEREPVPPVSPQPHPKSGFRARTEKPWARIEQALRVTDLVLQAGGFAAVVLDMAGIAPEYASRVPLATWFRYRAAAERTQASLLLLTQHPCAKSSGELLLRFQPGEPSRDEATVFTGIHHRVEVERRRFTQVPSNVVSIRKPPQRETGATWRSKSTWAGAQ from the coding sequence ATGCCCTCCGCCTCCACAGTCCGGCGCCAGATCGAAGCGGCCCTCTCCAACCGCATCCCCTCCGCCCTGACTCCCGCCCCGATCGTCCGCCAGTTTGCCCCAACAGGCGTTGATGCTGTCGACACCCTCCTAGAAGGCGGCCTCCCTATCGGCGCCATCAGCGAACTGGTCGGCCCAGCCTCCAGCGGACGCACCTCTCTGGCCCTCTCCTTCGTCGCCGCCCGCACGCATGCCGGCAGCGTCTGCGCCTGGATCGACGTCTCTGACGAGTTCGATCCAGAATCCGCCGCGGCCGCAGGCGTCGATCTCGCCCGCATCCTCTGGGTGCGCTGCGGAGTTCGCCCCCGCAACGACCAGGTCGCGGCACCGGATTTCCGCCTGCCGGAAAAATACCTGGTCCCGCCGCCAGCAAAGAAAGGCCTCCACGGCGGCGGCTTCGGCCCCCATCCGCGCACCGAAGCCAAAGGCCTTTCAGAAGCAGTAGGCGAGTTCCTGCATCCCGAGGCGATCTCTCCTCGATGCGCTGAACCGCAACGCCGCCCCAAAACAGAGCGAGAACCCGTTCCGCCCGTATCTCCGCAGCCGCATCCAAAATCCGGCTTCCGCGCACGAACCGAAAAGCCCTGGGCGCGCATCGAGCAGGCCCTGCGCGTAACCGATCTCGTGCTCCAGGCAGGCGGCTTCGCTGCCGTCGTCCTCGACATGGCCGGCATCGCGCCGGAGTACGCCTCGCGCGTTCCGCTGGCCACATGGTTCCGTTACCGCGCCGCAGCCGAGCGCACGCAGGCAAGCCTGCTCCTGCTCACGCAGCATCCCTGCGCCAAGAGTAGCGGCGAGCTGCTGTTGCGATTCCAACCCGGCGAGCCATCTCGCGATGAAGCAACAGTCTTTACTGGAATCCATCACCGTGTAGAAGTGGAGCGCCGCCGATTCACGCAAGTGCCTTCCAATGTAGTGTCGATTCGCAAGCCTCCGCAGCGCGAAACCGGCGCAACCTGGCGCAGCAAATCCACCTGGGCAGGCGCGCAATGA